In Lathyrus oleraceus cultivar Zhongwan6 chromosome 2, CAAS_Psat_ZW6_1.0, whole genome shotgun sequence, the DNA window GGTTCCTCCTGTGAAGGAACAACATAATACTTAAGAGGCGTGTTATTTTGAATAATAccgctacactcagcagtaagaATAACGATTTCATTATCCTCAAGATTTTTCTTATTAGATAAGATATCTTTAAGGAATTTAGCATATGAAGGCATTTGCATAATGGCTTCTGTGAATGGTATAGTGATATTAAGCTACTTCAGAAGTTGTACGAATTTCTTAAATTGTCCTTCATTTTTGGACTTAGcaagtctttgaggataaggTATAAGTGGTTTGTAGGGTGGAGAAGGCACATAAGGTGTTTCTTTATCTTCTGACTCTCCATTTTTGTCTTCCTTTCCATCATGGGTTGGTTCGTTTACCTTTTTAGTTCCTTTACCAGAGTTTTGATACATGGTTGGATTTTGGAGTCCTGGGTCAATTGGTTCATCTAATTTTGTCCCACTTCGTAGTGTAATAGCATTAGCATGGCCCTTTGGGTTAGGTTGTTGTTGACCAGGAAATGTTCCAACTGGGACTGCTATTGTTACTTGTTGTTGGGCTACATGGAAAATCTGGGTTTCTAACATTTTATTATGGGTAGCCATGGCATCAAGTTTACTTGCCAATTGTTTCATGATTTCACTCGTATGAGCATTTTTATTTGTGAAATCTTTGTTTTGTTGAGCTTGAGCAGTcataaagttttccatcattatcTCTAGATTTGACTTTCTAGGTGCTTGTGGAGCAACAGGGGCTCCTTTCTGATAACCAGGTGGAATAGcaggtgtaacaccccgataaaatatgataattatttaatttaagttaatagtatatttattaatttaattaaataattggaatattattggaattattattattggaatataaagttggaatcagtaaaaagtcccatttttggtaaaaagggtttttttcacgtgaaaagggagaagcgacagaaaagtggaaaagggcaaagaggaagagcaagagaacaagggttgaagaagggaaaagcttgaagctaaaggattgccggattaactcaggtaagggggggtttatcgtcgtttaatgggtattatgggttaacatgtaatgggtagtaataaaccattgaatcgactctaattaggatgatTCATGCTGAAATTGGTGAACTTATGGATGAACGAGATATGggttataattgaagaaaattcgtaggaattagatgtgataaggttagaaattgtgaaattgaatgtgtatgatctgtgttagataatatgaacgaatgaTGTGTaaaaaaat includes these proteins:
- the LOC127122879 gene encoding uncharacterized protein LOC127122879, coding for MENFMTAQAQQNKDFTNKNAHTSEIMKQLASKLDAMATHNKMLETQIFHVAQQQVTIAVPVGTFPGQQQPNPKGHANAITLRSGTKLDEPIDPGLQNPTMYQNSGKGTKKVNEPTHDGKEDKNGESEDKETPYVPSPPYKPLIPYPQRLAKSKNEGQFKKFVQLLK